The DNA sequence aaaaaaaggagcatCCGTTGGACTTCTTGATGCAGATATTAATGGCCCGAGCTTACCCACATTACTTCCATTTGAACATACATAcgcaaaatttaaaaatacaaaaaagacaaggaataataaaatattttatgaaaaggaGCTAGGTAATTATGACCATAGTGATGATTGTACAAGTGGTATATCAAAGAAGGAAATTGAACAAAAGCTGGATTTTTTGCATATCCCTATAGTTGATCATCACAATGAGAAATGGCAAAAGATCGATCAAATTAAAGGTGAGAGAGGGCAGGAAAGAGCAGATAGCAACGAGTTGAACAGTCACAGGGACAAAATTGGCGATATCTATGGAATTGATCGTATTTTTAACATTGACAACAGTGATAACGTTAATCGCACTAATAATGCTAATCGCACTAATAGTGCTAATCGTTCTAATCAACCTAATCGCAGTAGCACAATAAATTTGAAAGgtaatgatgatgatgataagGAATCGCAAAAGGTCGTGAGAGATCACGTGCCATACCAAAATTTGGGTGAAACGAAAAATAACGTGCACAGAATATCTTACGACCAGGGCAGTGTCAAGGATAAAGAAGTTTGTGAGGATGAACGAAACGACGAGAAGGAGGAAGAGGAGGAAAATGTGGATAGACAACCCATGATTGAACCATTAGTATTTAAAGATGTAAAATTAATGTCTTATgcgtatataaaaaataaaaaaaatttaggaTTTGCTTCTTTTCGAGGGCCTATActaaatgaattaataaacGAATTTATAAATCATGTAGATTGGGGAATCCTagattatttaattatagaCATGCCTCCAGGAACTAAtgatatacatttaaatttatttgaaaCTGAAAAAATTGATGGAATTATTATGGTAAGTACCCCCAATGATTTATCTATTAATGATGtagaaaaaggaataaacatgtgcaattattttaatataccaATAATTTGTCTGATTGTTAATAtgagttattttatttgtgaTAGCTGCgataaaaaacattatatttttaataactgCAATATGGAggatttgaaaaaaaaatttactaaaGTGTACGACATTCCTTTTCATTCCTTGTTTGCAAGAAATGCGTACCAAGCTTGTGATAGCAGTGGTGATGGCAGTGGTGATGGCAGTGGTGATGGCAGTGGTGATGGCAGTGGTGATGGCAGCGGTGTACGTAGTGGTAGTCGTAGTGGTAGTCATAGTGGTAGTCATAGTGGTAGTCGTAATGGTAGTCGTAATGGTAGTCGTAATGGTAGTCGTAATGGTAGTCGTAATGGTAGTCGTAATGGTAGTCGTAATGGTAGTCGTCGTGATAGTCGTAATGATAGTCGTAGTGATAGTCATAGTGATAGTCGTAATGATAGTCGTAGTGGCAGTCGTAGTGGTAGTTATAGTGGTGGTTACAATGGCGTACGCAGTGATAGCCAAAATGGTAGTTGCAGTGACCGTAAAAGTGGTAGGACGAAGGGAGAGTTGAAATTCCCCTTTATTTTGGCCTTTGAAAAGCATTATTTAATTGACAAGCTAGAatgtatttttcaaaatattataagacaaatttctataataaaaaataatcatatgTTGAACTTACCAtctttacaaatatataacaaacaGTACATTCAACTATCCTTTGACTCgatagaaaataaatacgTCTTTGCAGATGATGTATTACTGTGTAATATTAAAGATATTCGATTAAAATGTACATGTGACATATGCAAATTAAataggaaaaagaaaaattacaaaaaaaaaaaatttttaaatcgtaatatttatgtaaaggATATTATAAAACTAGGTACGTACAATGTTAAAATTGTGTGGTCAGATCAGCATGTATCTGTTTACTCATATTCTTACTtgaaacatatttttcagaaaaaaaggCTCAGTGGGGGAAGTGCATATTGCCAGGTGAGCAACAGTGATAGGTATGAGTGGTAGATCTCGGTTATGCGGTGTGCAGACATGTGCACACTCCCATATACGCATGTTTCACTTATGTACGCAAACTCATTTGTGTTTACTGTTTTGTTTATGTCTTTATGTTCTTTACTTTATACTATTCATTCCTAGTGTAGTTATGCAAATAAAGCCCTCCAATATTGCACAGGTGAATGTAATCACATGTgctatttgtttttttttttttctttttttttatcattatggACGTTGTTGAGACCACTTGATTGTTCATTttgtaattcttttaaaaccTGTATGATCTTTCAACTGATGGCTCTACCTCCTCGCGTgagtgcatatatatatatggcatccctgcacacacacacacacatatacattatGCTTGCTCTTGCGATTGCACTTGCTATGTTTACTGCTATTACCACTTTTACTACCACTTCTATTTCtgtttcaaattattttcgAATTGGAAACTCGCCTAACGAGGGAACAGTGCGGATGTGAATGAATAGGACTGCACAAAACGcattttaaaaggaaaactttactttaaaaagtttatgaacaaaagcaaaataatttgtttttattttatacttgcTTGTACTAAAAAGGAAAGCGAAAAACTTCTGTAAGgggtatacatgtacatgaaCATACGAATGTGCaggtgtacatatatatatgcatatgcatacatgtatatgcgggtatacgtatatgcgcatttttttgcaaaaatggGTATTCTCTCAGAATTGAATGTACTTGTTATTCGTAATTTCTAATgtacaaattataatatgaaaaaagttGTTCATGATAAGAGAACGAGTTAATGTTGTTATTACTGCGCGTGGTTCTTCCATCCGTACATATAggcacacatatatgcatacacatatgtacacgtatATACACGCATACATGTATCAATACATGCACACGTACATCGCTGTAACACAACGATAGGAGGGTGGAAAAACGcagaaaattatgaaaaggaatcaagaaataagaaaaaaggaaaataaatcatATGCAAAATCAAAAATGCtatacaaatacatttttatggtCAATACGGTAAATGCGCTAAACTTTTGAATGTACGGTTACAGGGAAACTATTCGCAAATACCTGTACACGTGCAAATGCACGGTTGTCGAGCGTTCAcctgtgtatgtgtatgtatatgtgtacgtatatgtgtatgtatatgtgtacgtatatgtgtatgtatatgtgtatgtatatgtgtatgtatatgtgtatgtatatgtgtatgtatatgtgtatgtatatgtgtatatgtatgtgtacgtgattatgtatatgtttgtgtGTGCGTTTGTGTGTGTGTTTGGATGTTTGTGGGTGTGGGTGTGGGTGTGGGGGAAGAGTTGGCTGGGTTTGCCATATTTGTGCTGTCTTTACTACAGGTTCGACCTGTATTGACATTTTGATCACCTTCTGGttgatttatattataataagaCTGCAACTTAATTATATTCTCAATACATTTAGTAACATCCTCTACATTCATAATATCTTGCGTGTTCAGAAAATCctcgtaatttttttttgaccaTGAAATAGGGTCAAAATATATCCAAGAAGCACATTTTTCTATACTTGAATAATTTGATAAATTTTTAGGAGTAaaccattttttatatattatatggtaGAGccattttcttatatatagtTCAGAAGCAGCATAAGCTTGTAATACATCTCTCggtatattataaaaaatataaaagaggGTCtctgtttttaattttaataataaagataaacGTATTTGAAAATGTGTATTTAAATAAGAATTtggttttataaaataatcatcTTTATTTGTCGGATTATCTGATATAGGTGAATTAAATGAGGAGAAAAGGAAATCACGGGTATTTAAATCTAATCCTAATGTTGTTAAATCTGTTCCTAAtgctaaaatatttaaatttggatttgtcatttttattacttttagtATTCCTAATAATCCATAATTtgttctattatatatttttgcccTTTCTGTTGTTTCGTACAATATTTCTTCAAGTGAGAGATACTCGTCTTTCtcttgtttatatgtatgttcagTGCTTTTCTCTTTTTGGTCATCAATCAGTTTGTCCTTATGCATTGACTCATTACAGTTTGGAATCTTCTCCCCTTTGTCTATATTAACCTTTTCATAGACTTCTTTATCTTCATGTGAACTATTTTCCCTTTCCTCATTTGTGTGCTCGTCCAAAGGAAGTCTGTAGCATATATCGTCTCTATTATTCGCTTTCATTCTATGCGCATCCATagtgttcatttttttttctacctttttcttttcattctttttacAAGTTTTTCCACTTGTGCATCTTATTCTGTCACATGAGACGTCTGTTTGGTCATATGGGAAATCTGTTTGATCGCACGTTCCCTTGATATTATAATCGTTTGCATCATTCGTATGAGGCATTGCATTATGATCGTTCGCACTGTTAGAATTACCTTCATCAATGATGTTACTACTTCCATgttcttcctttttatcCCCCCTACTTGACATTTTACTTTCCAAGGAGTATTCAAATttctcattattatattctgCACAAACATCCTGtaacttattatttttgcataGTGTTAAATCATTACTAGTAGTATTGATTTGATTGATTTGATtgattttatttactttatctTTAGTCAtactattttcatttaattttatatttttcttattcttcTTACTTTTCAAATTATCTATATTTGTTTCACTACTTCGAATTGTATCTTCACTGTTTCTttcatgtttatttttactgttaTTTGGATTGCCacttttctttaattttgtttccTCCTTTTTGTTTTCCCTTCTGTTAGTGGTAATACTaatctctttatttttattgtcaTAATTCATACCATTGTTATTTCTACTAGTGCTAACAGAATTgttgttatataaaatttcttgGTTCaagttaatatttaatgCACTCTGTCTTTTCTCATTACATACTTTCCTGTAATTATCACATTCGTTGGTAATacatatacctttttttttggtccATATATAGTTACCTTCTACATCATTATTGTGTTCATGAATGAGTAGATCTTTTTCCGTGTTACTGCTATCCTGTGGGTTGTCTTTAATATGATTTTCCCTTGCGtttattttgtcttttttgttaattttgtgCATTTgacatttttcaaatatttcgcatttttcgcatttttcgtacttatcatttttttctttttttttcctcttgtCTTTATTCAGATTCTTTTCCATTGAATCTTTTGTTTCACTGattctattttcttttatgtgGGAAGAGAGAACAGATTCCTTTTGTAACATATCGGTGCTTTCGTTAATATATACTGAGTGTTTCACTTCATTATCCATGGGGTTGGAAATAGAGTTATCACTTATGTTATCTTCTATGTTTTCATCCATATATTCTATCCAGTGAATTTCGTTTTTCTCATCCTCTTTATCGTTCCTGCTATGTGTATTGCCATTGGTTGGGCTACTAATGCTATTAGTGTTGTTACTACTGCAGTTATGATCCTTTATCAAATCTGATACTTGTTCATTCGTTTCAATATCCAAATCGTTTATATCGTTAGAATcattatcttcatttttgttatttccttctgtgtttttttttttttttttttttgacattTTGATTGAATTCTtacttttttccctttttttttctttatttcccTTACCCATAATATTgtactttctttttattttgggtcgtgatttaaataaaaaaaaaaaaaataggaataatcaaaattttaaaattgcaTAAAGAGCTGCTATGCATATGCGGTATTACACGTGTTTGCATACATACGTTGCGTGTGCATATAGATATGTGTTTATGTCTGCGCTTAAGTCTGtgcatacgtatgtatgaCTGCGCATCACAAGGCAACTACCTACTTAGTGGTACGTTCAGCTTTCGATGTATTATGCATGAGCATAACTGCTAAATCATTCCACCgattgtaaatatttatttataatatttctatcacatatacccatatatgcgcttgtatgtatgtacgtatttatGCACGTATTTCTACTCAGTTTaactatttttctttcatgCATATTTTACGTATGTACGCATTTATATctctaaaaaataatagagcTACACTATAGGCTtgaaacctttttttttttttttttttacttacaAAAACTATGTGAACtattagaaaaaaacatgtacatacttatgataaaaatgagaaCAGTGCAATTACTTTAATAATTTCCAAAAAGGAAAAGCACAAAACGAAAAGTACGTCATAACGTGTGCCTAAATTTGTGCgctcatatgtatatatatataaatgtatgcacgtatgcaCGTATGCACGTATTTACATATGCACGTATTTACGTATGCCcttatttacatatgcacgtatttacatatgcccttatttacatatgcacgtatttacatatgcccttatttacatatgcccttatttacatatgcacgtatttacatatgtacgtatgaccatatgcacatatttaCGTATTCACGTTTGTACAAATGTGCAATGATACAAGTTTGTTTATGCCGACTTGAAAATGTTTTCATGAGTATTACCAGCACAACGTTTAcgatatttcaaaaaaaaaaaaaaattatatattttttataaggtctttagaaaaaagagtaaaaatgAAACTTATTAAAGATGTATGAAAAATGCCTTTTCTAGGTAGACCTAAAATAacaatgtaaaaattaagaatGCTTAGTAGTTTATTTAAACGTCATTTGAATAACTAAAGAAAATGAagcttatataaaaattataagctCATACATAAAAGACCCTTGATATATGCTATTATTTTACCAAGggacaaatttttttttttttttctttttaattgtattggaagatattataaattttgatgGCATCACtagagttttttttttttttaatttgtacgGGATGTAACCTTATGTACACATTTAACTTTAgcgaaaaaaattaagaaatgtCATACGACaagttaatatttatataaaattatgttcaACATTATGTTCAACATTATGTTCAAAATTATGttcaaaattatattcaaaattatgTTCAAAATTATGTTCAAAGTTGTGTTCATAATTGTGTTCATAATTGTCAGCAAAGTGTAAATTGTGTACacactatttttttaatgcataataatactaatttAGTGCTGCTCAACGtgtttatacaaatatatatatgtgcatgggTATGTATTGACAATTTTGATTGTTAGatttaacctttttttttttttttttttttttttttttttttttttttttttcttttttttttttttcttaaaataataataaattataaataatcttATGTTTTTAAGAACAGGTGCTTATTTCCAAAacaagaatatatttttttattcctatgACTGTAAAGACTTCACTTTCATTCttcgtttttttatttttttttcttattacaCAAAATTGAGTATCACGAAATgaacatattaaataaagcggaaaatgaatgaaaaaagggaaattaTTTTGACTATTcaattgctttttttttcctacattttttcttttttttttttttttttttttttttttttttttaagcacTTTTCTACGtaataattcaaaaagtATATCTGTTATCTTTACcctttgttatttattttaattatgttgtatatgtacatatatgcccttatatgtaattacatatatatttactaacTAATGTGTGTACACAtgttaaacataaaaaaatattattcgtACACGGATAgatttgtttaatttaacATTATCCATGCAAACACATGTATACGTGTGtacttatatgtacatacaaatatattcttatggatatatatttatttgtgttCATAACTGTATGTAATAATGCAAAACTTTTCAGAAGAGCAATTTCAGTGAAAGGCAAGATCAACAACACGTAGTACTATTTgaactttttccttttattaacAGTGCATTGCAGTGTATCCTAAGCATactattacatttttatttttctttttgccGTACGAGGATAACCAAAAATTATGAGGATAACCAAAAATAGTTtaacttattttaatttttttatttatacatttattttaattaatacatttatttatttatttatttgtgttattttaattaattaattactttatttatttatatatttatttattgtattttaattaatttatttattttattttttttttttaaagtggaacaaatatattattaatgtaGTACTGCCTCATCGATATGTTTTACTCAAATTATTTACTCGgctttatttaaaaaaaaaaaggaaaaaaaaaaaaaaatgaaccgTTTTCATAAATGGCATACATATCGGGTTGGACATCAAATATAGTTCTTCATAAATAATGAGGAAGCCTTCTTTTTCAAAACGATTTAAAATTCATTCAACtggtgtatatatataatttaagaatatttttatttttaaattatgaatatatcctaattttaatataataaaaaaaaaaagaaaaaaaagaaaggtactttttaaaatttccaCCTAAAATTATCAGCttcttttaaacatttttttttttgtttaacaAATAATTCCTATatcaagaaaaaatttatgccACCTTTTATTTGCATTTTACGCCATTCGAGCTTCATttattactactgctactgctatTACTACTAGTACAGCAACAACTACTActgttactactattatttctttttttttcttttttgttatgtTAAATGCTTACCAATGTAATAGCTACGAAGTTTGAAAAGAGTGCTTCCAGCAggttaatagaaaaaaaaagagaagaaaaaagatgaaTGGGTAAACGTACACAGCCTATTtacacatacatgcatatacacacatatatacccaCGTACACACTACTTATGCACCTACATATATACCCCCCTTTATGACAATCTTTTACTTACCAAAAGCAATTAAGATATACCATACTGCAGAAAAGACGCAAAAAGTACAAACATACGTCCAAAAAAGAGgtaataaaaagagaatacACACAAACATGCACATGAACATACATGCGTGTAAACATACGTGCGCAGTGAAAAGGAAACAACATTGATGTAATGAAGGTTCTAATATTTAAACAgacaaaatgaaattaaaacttATGCTTGAATGGTGTACAGTGGTAGCAATTAAAATTGTAATTGCGTCATTTTATTTCTCTGGTGtggatattaaaaatatgaaaggGAAATACAAAGAGAttgaaaacataaataaaaaggagaatgtaataaaggaaatatttttgaatgaattaaagaaattaaattatatgaataacaATGTTATAGCATTAAGTACATCAAGACatcattttaattataggCATACGTGTAACTTATTGATTGCATATAAATACCTAAAAGATATAGGTGATATTATtgatacaaatatattacttatgATCCCATTTGATCAAGCTTGTAATTGTAGGAATATTATAGAAGGcacaatttttaaagaatatgaaatatttccAAGTGAAAATTACGATATACATGTAAGagataatttatatacaaatttaaatattgattataaaaatgataatgttAAGGATGAACAAATCAGAAGAGTTATTAGACATAGATATGATGCATTTAGtcctaaaaaaaatagactACAAACGAAtggaaataaacaaaaaaacttATTCATATACATGACAGGTCATGGTGGtgtaaactttttaaaaattcaagaatttaatattatgagTTCCTttgaatttaaattatatatacaagaactacttataaaaaatttatacaaatatatctttGTGATCATTGATACATGTCAAGGATATAGTTTTTATGAtgatatattacattttataaataaatatactattaaaaatgtctttttattatcttcatCTAATAGAAATGAAAATAGCTACAGTCTCTTTTcaagtaaatttttaagtGTATCAACAGTTGATAGATTtacttatcatttttttaattatttagaaaatatttatagaatatatCCTGACGAACCAcataaaaatgcaaaatcTTTTTCCatgtttaatattttgaattatttaaaaacacAACATTTAATATCACAAGcaacaataaataattccAAATTTAACTCATCCACATTTTTACATGATAAAaacatccttttttttaattccaaTTTGTTACCTATAAATAAGGATGATATGAACAAATCAACATATAACCAAAATGACAAGGACAGAAGAGATGACTCGTTTAATTCGAGAAAAACGTGTTTAGGTTATTTAACTTTATGTGGTCATATAAAAAGtcaaatatatgcaaatatggCAAATCTATATGAAGATAGAAGCTATTACAGCAATAATATGGGGGTTTACCTGAAAGAAGAGTCCTATTTTACGGATTATTGTTTTACTTCCATTCACGTGAATGTAAACTATATGCTGAAagttttagtttttttatttttccttttcttttttctgctcatttttttgtttaagtGATGCGCCATGGGTGATGCTACTTTCTAACGCTTCAATgttattatgttattttatcatttcgtcattttatcatttcgtcatttcattatttcggcattttatcatttcgtcattttatcatttcgtcatttcattatttcggcattttatcatttcggcattttatcatttcggcattttatcatttcggcattttatcatttcgtcatttcattattttattattttattatttttgtaaaattaacTTACTTTTCTGGAAATGAcagcattattttttttttagtttcaAAATAGAGCAACCATTGACGTTTTGCAGGTcatgtaatttaaaaaaaaaaaaaaaattaagctaAATTCGTAAATGGttcattacatatttatacatgtgtGCAAATATGTTCAAAAAGAATACGATATACGTTCCGTTCGCAATTGGTTTGGTGCGGGGGGGGGGAGGGAAGGTAAGACACTGAAACggataaaagataaaaaaataatatagtgtAACATAATTGtgatactaaaaaaaaaaactaatgtATTTAACAAAACTGAAaggagaaaaatgaaaaggattatgaaaagaatatttcttgaggttaaaaaaaaaatattatgttagAGGGCAAATATATGCAGCCATTTTATTGAATAAAAAACAGAAGAATGAAGAATACTTTTCCATATTAAAGAGAttatttgattatttttaGATTACGAATActctttttttccaaaagaaattcatattttaaaaaaagtaaagtgTCTTCTTTTAAAGTATTATCATTTTGCCCACACTACACATACACAaaatggaaagaaaaaataaaaaaaaaaaatataaaaatataaaaaaataaaatacaaaggtttgtttaaatgaatatacgGTAATGCATTAAAATGTTGAACGTATGAATTTTGtgtatttcaaaaaaattgcttATAACATTTGGTTTTCCTATTAGAAAGGTGTATGACACCACTAAAATTacattgctttttttttttttttacaaaaaaaaaatggaaaaaattaatgataaaatgataggattaaaatatgtttactGCTAGTACTTTATGAGAGGCGCACTTTGCATAATATGTTCCTCTTTTTTGACAACTCCAAAAGAGGAATAACCGAATTAACAGTTTCCAAGAGTTCATTATTCTGGTTGTTtagcatttttttatcttttttattaaatttcagCTTATAACAGTTTATGGCATCGATGCATAGTATTGCCAGGGCTCAAAAAAAGATGCagtattttcattttttccaaattttttttaaagcatacatataaatgtacgtATGTGGGTTTCTGGATATATGAGTTGTATGGGTGTATGGGTTATGGGTGTATGGGTTATGGGTGTATGGGTTATGGGTGTATGGGTTATGGGTGTATGGGTTATGGGTGTATGGGTGTATGGGTGtatgagtatatatgtataaacgcATTAgcgtattttaattttttttcttctgaaGGTACATggaatgtttttatatacagAGATAAACAACAAACaccaaaaattttaatagcAATGCTTaaaactttaaaatatacatttttaaatattatgaaaaaagtgGAAGCTCCAAGAAAAAGCTGTAAAAGTTTTTAttgattttttctttttttcgcGCTCTATTAATGTGTTAATGTGTCAATGTACCGATGTGCCAATATGCGAACGTGTTTatgtgttattttatttttttttttttgttcttttttgtacatttttgcACATTTTTGCGCTcatgatttttatttaccttAACAAGACAgcatgaataaataaattttttggttgtatttaagaaaaaatattaacgcgtcagtacaaaaaaaaaaaaaaaaatatataaaattaaagacaaaatataataaaaaaaatacacctACTTTAATTTTAGTGTTTAGAAAAATTTACTATATTGAAGCAAAATTACCAAGTATCAccttatgttcatat is a window from the Plasmodium brasilianum strain Bolivian I chromosome 9, whole genome shotgun sequence genome containing:
- a CDS encoding Fe-S cluster assembly protein translates to MDSDIIDEEFVYGKNIEKIKKKKALILDCLKSVTDPDLKKNIVELNFVRNLKIIEKECRKYDVNFDLNLTTPACPVKEELVAECKKKLRLYEWIENVNINITFINFNENNNKRNRINKIENIILIYSCKGGVGKSFFSVNFSFYLKKKGASVGLLDADINGPSLPTLLPFEHTYAKFKNTKKTRNNKIFYEKELGNYDHSDDCTSGISKKEIEQKLDFLHIPIVDHHNEKWQKIDQIKGERGQERADSNELNSHRDKIGDIYGIDRIFNIDNSDNVNRTNNANRTNSANRSNQPNRSSTINLKGNDDDDKESQKVVRDHVPYQNLGETKNNVHRISYDQGSVKDKEVCEDERNDEKEEEEENVDRQPMIEPLVFKDVKLMSYAYIKNKKNLGFASFRGPILNELINEFINHVDWGILDYLIIDMPPGTNDIHLNLFETEKIDGIIMVSTPNDLSINDVEKGINMCNYFNIPIICLIVNMSYFICDSCDKKHYIFNNCNMEDLKKKFTKVYDIPFHSLFARNAYQACDSSGDGSGDGSGDGSGDGSGDGSGVRSGSRSGSHSGSHSGSRNGSRNGSRNGSRNGSRNGSRNGSRNGSRRDSRNDSRSDSHSDSRNDSRSGSRSGSYSGGYNGVRSDSQNGSCSDRKSGRTKGELKFPFILAFEKHYLIDKLECIFQNIIRQISIIKNNHMLNLPSLQIYNKQYIQLSFDSIENKYVFADDVLLCNIKDIRLKCTCDICKLNRKKKNYKKKKFLNRNIYVKDIIKLGTYNVKIVWSDQHVSVYSYSYLKHIFQKKRLSGGSAYCQVSNSDRYEW
- a CDS encoding CCR4-NOT transcription complex subunit 2, with translation MGKGNKEKKREKSKNSIKMSKKKKKKNTEGNNKNEDNDSNDINDLDIETNEQVSDLIKDHNCSSNNTNSISSPTNGNTHSRNDKEDEKNEIHWIEYMDENIEDNISDNSISNPMDNEVKHSVYINESTDMLQKESVLSSHIKENRISETKDSMEKNLNKDKRKKKEKNDKYEKCEKCEIFEKCQMHKINKKDKINARENHIKDNPQDSSNTEKDLLIHEHNNDVEGNYIWTKKKGICITNECDNYRKVCNEKRQSALNINLNQEILYNNNSVSTSRNNNGMNYDNKNKEISITTNRRENKKEETKLKKSGNPNNSKNKHERNSEDTIRSSETNIDNLKSKKNKKNIKLNENSMTKDKVNKINQINQINTTSNDLTLCKNNKLQDVCAEYNNEKFEYSLESKMSSRGDKKEEHGSSNIIDEGNSNSANDHNAMPHTNDANDYNIKGTCDQTDFPYDQTDVSCDRIRCTSGKTCKKNEKKKVEKKMNTMDAHRMKANNRDDICYRLPLDEHTNEERENSSHEDKEVYEKVNIDKGEKIPNCNESMHKDKLIDDQKEKSTEHTYKQEKDEYLSLEEILYETTERAKIYNRTNYGLLGILKVIKMTNPNLNILALGTDLTTLGLDLNTRDFLFSSFNSPISDNPTNKDDYFIKPNSYLNTHFQIRLSLLLKLKTETLFYIFYNIPRDVLQAYAASELYIRKWLYHIIYKKWFTPKNLSNYSSIEKCASWIYFDPISWSKKNYEDFLNTQDIMNVEDVTKCIENIIKLQSYYNINQPEGDQNVNTGRTCSKDSTNMANPANSSPTPTPTPTNIQTHTQTHTQTYT
- a CDS encoding GPI-anchor transamidase, translating into MKLKLMLEWCTVVAIKIVIASFYFSGVDIKNMKGKYKEIENINKKENVIKEIFLNELKKLNYMNNNVIALSTSRHHFNYRHTCNLLIAYKYLKDIGDIIDTNILLMIPFDQACNCRNIIEGTIFKEYEIFPSENYDIHVRDNLYTNLNIDYKNDNVKDEQIRRVIRHRYDAFSPKKNRLQTNGNKQKNLFIYMTGHGGVNFLKIQEFNIMSSFEFKLYIQELLIKNLYKYIFVIIDTCQGYSFYDDILHFINKYTIKNVFLLSSSNRNENSYSLFSSKFLSVSTVDRFTYHFFNYLENIYRIYPDEPHKNAKSFSMFNILNYLKTQHLISQATINNSKFNSSTFLHDKNILFFNSNLLPINKDDMNKSTYNQNDKDRRDDSFNSRKTCLGYLTLCGHIKSQIYANMANLYEDRSYYSNNMGVYLKEESYFTDYCFTSIHVNVNYMLKVLVFLFFLFFFLLIFLFK